From the genome of Mycobacterium dioxanotrophicus, one region includes:
- a CDS encoding M24 family metallopeptidase — protein MSAGVRTEARTEIVADPYDLRYGRRSRVLEQMDAHDLDVLVLGRQANVRYVTGAPQLWVAGTRPFGPICTLVRATGAIHLNSTWDEGMPEEIGHEHLYGLAWNPMTLIGVLQGIAGCDTARRVGTDALTPNFAKLLPMAFPNAELVDGEQAMRTARRIKTADEVAALRASVRVAENGLASAVAELIPGTTERNLAGALMEAEAAGGVSTPATQDSAWITSKDIPWRRAAGDGRLRDGDLVVVSAGVLADGYVGEVARTLPVGEVSDAPAVRALYARRDALWDKLLAACKPGNAASALLDAHDAVGEPVPPAPVAHGLGLGFDPPVVSPHLRATSDAEILAEGMVLAVTAHVWQQGLGAVFSRDAVLITADGAEVLSTSPSWSEVPQ, from the coding sequence GTGAGCGCCGGCGTGCGCACCGAGGCCCGCACCGAGATCGTGGCGGACCCGTATGACCTGCGCTATGGGCGCCGCAGTCGTGTTCTCGAGCAGATGGATGCCCACGATCTGGACGTCCTGGTGCTCGGCCGGCAGGCCAACGTGCGGTATGTGACCGGGGCCCCGCAGCTGTGGGTGGCCGGCACCCGGCCGTTCGGCCCGATCTGCACGCTGGTCCGGGCCACCGGGGCCATCCACCTCAACAGCACCTGGGATGAGGGCATGCCCGAGGAGATCGGCCACGAACACCTCTACGGCCTGGCCTGGAACCCCATGACGCTCATCGGGGTACTGCAGGGCATTGCCGGCTGCGACACTGCCCGGCGGGTCGGAACCGACGCGCTGACACCGAATTTCGCCAAGCTGCTGCCGATGGCGTTTCCCAACGCCGAGCTGGTCGACGGCGAGCAGGCCATGCGGACCGCCCGGCGCATCAAGACGGCCGACGAGGTCGCGGCACTGCGTGCGTCGGTTCGCGTTGCCGAGAATGGCTTGGCTTCCGCTGTTGCCGAACTGATCCCCGGTACCACCGAACGAAACCTGGCCGGTGCGTTGATGGAAGCCGAGGCGGCAGGCGGCGTGAGCACCCCCGCGACCCAGGATTCGGCATGGATCACCAGCAAGGACATTCCGTGGCGGCGGGCTGCCGGCGATGGTCGGCTGCGCGACGGTGATCTGGTGGTGGTCTCCGCAGGTGTGCTCGCCGACGGCTACGTCGGCGAGGTGGCCCGCACACTGCCGGTCGGTGAGGTGTCGGATGCGCCGGCGGTGCGCGCACTCTACGCGCGCCGTGATGCGTTGTGGGACAAGCTGCTCGCCGCCTGTAAGCCGGGCAATGCGGCCAGCGCCCTGTTGGATGCCCATGACGCTGTGGGTGAGCCGGTACCGCCGGCGCCGGTGGCACACGGCCTGGGTCTCGGCTTCGATCCGCCCGTGGTGTCACCGCACCTGCGTGCGACATCTGATGCGGAGATCCTCGCCGAGGGCATGGTGCTTGCGGTAACCGCACACGTGTGGCAGCAGGGGCTCGGTGCGGTGTTCAGCCGGGACGCCGTGCTGATCACCGCCGACGGTGCAGAAGTGCTCTCCACCAGCCCGTCCTGGAGCGAGGTCCCACAATGA
- a CDS encoding SDR family NAD(P)-dependent oxidoreductase encodes MAINPSDILLTGRVAVVTGGGAGIGRAIAAGLDAFGASVAIWERDAESCSAAAQSIGALGVVADVRDGAQVDEALARTTAELGPVSILVNNAGGVFRSPLLDTTENGWDALYRSNLRHVLLCTQRVARQLVAAEQPGSIINLTSIEGVRAAPGYAAYAAAKAGVINYTQTAAFELAPHGIRVNALAPDLMVTEGLLALSPEGLPAGIAAGIPMGRAGHVDEIAGAAVFLASGLSGYITGQTIHVDGGTQAAGGWYHHPQTGLATLGPN; translated from the coding sequence ATGGCCATCAACCCCTCGGACATTCTGCTGACCGGCCGCGTGGCCGTCGTCACCGGTGGAGGGGCCGGCATCGGGCGTGCCATCGCGGCCGGCCTCGACGCATTCGGCGCCTCGGTCGCTATCTGGGAGCGTGACGCCGAGAGTTGCTCGGCTGCAGCACAATCCATCGGAGCCCTCGGCGTGGTGGCTGATGTACGAGACGGCGCGCAGGTCGACGAGGCGCTGGCACGCACCACTGCCGAACTCGGGCCGGTCAGCATCCTGGTCAATAACGCAGGCGGGGTGTTCCGGTCCCCGCTGCTCGACACCACCGAGAACGGGTGGGATGCGTTGTATCGCAGTAATCTTCGGCACGTGCTGCTGTGCACGCAGCGGGTGGCCCGCCAGCTGGTGGCGGCCGAACAGCCGGGCAGCATCATCAACCTCACCTCGATCGAGGGAGTTCGGGCCGCACCGGGATATGCCGCCTACGCCGCCGCGAAGGCCGGCGTCATCAACTACACCCAGACCGCGGCCTTTGAACTGGCGCCGCACGGTATCCGGGTCAACGCGCTCGCTCCCGATCTGATGGTGACCGAAGGCCTGCTGGCTCTCTCGCCCGAGGGTCTGCCCGCCGGGATCGCGGCCGGCATCCCGATGGGCCGTGCGGGGCATGTCGACGAAATCGCCGGGGCCGCTGTCTTTCTGGCGTCGGGGCTGTCCGGGTACATCACCGGGCAGACGATCCATGTCGACGGCGGTACCCAGGCGGCGGGCGGCTGGTATCACCACCCGCAGACCGGCCTGGCCACCCTCGGCCCGAACTGA
- a CDS encoding CaiB/BaiF CoA-transferase family protein: MTAPLSGYTVIDLSTGIAGGYCTKILADGGADVIKVESPQGDPLRRWSASGASIPSDSDGALFGFLAGGKRSVVIDPEEDGDLDLLDRLVASADAVVWSAEAPVAQRVAPEDLHRRYPHLIVTTITAFGLDGPWCDRPATEFTLQAWSGGAIGIGRGSQDRAPVTIGGQVGDWLAGAYAAAMTLAFRARALRDGHGELVDLSMLEAQILGLTYYPVTYFEMLGHPWRTERRPTVPGVAQAADGLVALGCGTAQQWWDLCAMSGHDEWIDETTQLTITEQANQHADELYRWIREQPADAVRELAAAFRIPTSPVGNGENVVTMDHFVARRSFTVNPRDGFTQPMPPYRFTDCPLRPPAPAPRLGEHTEDYRAAVLTVREAPSGEPDHSRLPLAGLRVLDMTTFWAGPSCTHALGMLGAEVIHLESTPRPDGTRLIAGIPATVEQWWERSPIFSALNTNKKGLTLDFQTEQGRDVLRRLIATCDVVVENFTPRVIDQIGLDFEALRELRDDIIMVRMPGFGLDGPWRDNPAFAYIIEDATGLSWLTGFPDRTPYEPYSVGDPNAGVHALSALLLALEHRRRTGQGVLVEAAMADAALNIAAEQVIEYSAYGTLLQRDGNRGPAAAPQNLYRTAEVDEFGRDDSWVAVAVQTDAQWEALRDALGRPAWAMAAELTTAAGRRAAHDLIDEHLGDWCSTRSGAEVVETLWSVGIPVAKVMQPHRQTELPQLQHRRFFEKVGHPVNEPAPHSTLPINLANGPSAFHREPAPMLGEHNHDILTALGLTDAEIMDLAEDGVIGTAPGVGRRRKAVR; this comes from the coding sequence ATGACTGCACCACTGTCCGGGTACACCGTCATCGACCTGTCCACGGGGATCGCCGGGGGATACTGCACGAAAATCCTGGCCGACGGCGGCGCCGACGTCATCAAAGTCGAGTCACCGCAGGGTGATCCGCTACGTCGCTGGTCGGCATCAGGGGCATCGATCCCCTCTGACTCCGACGGCGCACTGTTCGGCTTCCTCGCCGGTGGCAAGCGCAGCGTGGTGATCGATCCCGAGGAGGATGGCGATCTCGACCTGCTCGACCGACTGGTGGCCTCCGCCGACGCGGTCGTGTGGTCTGCGGAAGCACCGGTGGCACAACGCGTCGCACCCGAGGATCTGCACCGCCGGTATCCACACTTGATCGTCACCACCATCACCGCGTTCGGGCTGGACGGTCCGTGGTGTGACCGGCCGGCCACCGAGTTCACCCTGCAGGCCTGGTCCGGGGGAGCGATCGGCATCGGGCGCGGCTCGCAGGACCGGGCGCCGGTCACCATCGGCGGCCAGGTGGGGGACTGGCTCGCCGGTGCCTACGCTGCGGCGATGACGCTCGCGTTCCGGGCCCGAGCCTTGCGCGACGGGCACGGTGAACTCGTCGATCTGTCCATGCTCGAGGCCCAGATCCTCGGTCTCACCTACTATCCCGTGACCTACTTCGAGATGCTCGGCCACCCCTGGCGCACCGAGCGGCGGCCAACGGTACCGGGTGTGGCCCAGGCTGCCGACGGGCTGGTCGCGCTCGGCTGTGGCACGGCGCAGCAGTGGTGGGATCTGTGCGCGATGTCGGGCCATGACGAATGGATCGACGAGACCACTCAGCTGACCATCACCGAGCAGGCCAACCAGCACGCCGACGAGCTGTACCGCTGGATCCGTGAGCAACCAGCGGATGCCGTGCGAGAGCTCGCCGCCGCCTTCCGGATCCCCACCTCTCCGGTGGGCAACGGCGAGAACGTCGTCACCATGGATCATTTCGTCGCCCGCAGATCGTTCACGGTCAACCCGCGCGACGGGTTCACCCAGCCCATGCCGCCGTACCGGTTCACCGATTGCCCGTTGCGACCGCCCGCGCCGGCACCGCGGCTGGGGGAGCACACCGAGGACTACCGTGCTGCCGTGCTGACGGTCCGCGAAGCGCCCTCCGGCGAACCGGACCACAGCCGGCTGCCGCTGGCCGGGCTGCGTGTGCTCGACATGACCACCTTCTGGGCCGGCCCGTCGTGCACGCACGCGCTCGGCATGCTCGGTGCGGAGGTCATCCATCTGGAATCCACCCCGCGTCCGGACGGGACCAGGCTCATCGCCGGGATCCCCGCGACCGTCGAGCAATGGTGGGAGCGCTCGCCGATCTTCAGCGCACTCAACACCAACAAGAAGGGCCTGACGCTGGATTTCCAGACCGAGCAGGGCAGGGATGTGTTGCGCCGTCTCATCGCGACCTGCGACGTGGTCGTGGAGAATTTCACCCCACGCGTGATCGACCAGATCGGCCTGGATTTCGAGGCGCTACGGGAGCTGCGCGACGACATCATCATGGTCCGGATGCCAGGCTTCGGTTTGGACGGGCCGTGGCGGGACAACCCCGCGTTCGCCTACATCATCGAAGACGCTACTGGATTGAGTTGGCTCACGGGGTTTCCCGATCGCACACCCTACGAGCCGTACTCGGTGGGGGACCCCAACGCCGGTGTGCACGCGCTCAGCGCACTGCTGCTGGCACTGGAACACCGACGCCGGACGGGCCAGGGCGTGCTGGTGGAGGCCGCCATGGCCGACGCTGCGCTCAACATCGCCGCCGAACAGGTCATCGAATATTCGGCATACGGAACGCTGTTGCAGCGCGATGGCAATCGCGGTCCAGCGGCCGCACCGCAGAACCTGTATCGCACCGCTGAGGTGGACGAGTTCGGTCGTGATGACAGCTGGGTGGCTGTGGCGGTGCAGACCGATGCGCAGTGGGAGGCGCTCCGTGACGCGCTGGGCCGGCCCGCCTGGGCCATGGCGGCCGAGCTGACGACTGCCGCGGGCCGCCGTGCCGCCCACGACCTCATCGATGAGCACCTTGGTGACTGGTGCTCGACCCGCAGCGGCGCCGAGGTCGTCGAAACACTCTGGAGTGTCGGGATTCCGGTGGCCAAGGTGATGCAGCCGCACCGGCAGACCGAACTGCCGCAGCTGCAGCACCGGAGGTTCTTCGAGAAGGTGGGACATCCGGTCAACGAACCGGCGCCGCACAGCACCCTCCCGATTAATCTCGCCAACGGCCCGTCGGCCTTCCACCGCGAGCCCGCACCGATGCTCGGTGAGCACAACCACGACATCCTGACAGCCCTGGGGCTGACCGACGCAGAGATCATGGACCTGGCTGAGGATGGTGTCATCGGCACCGCGCCCGGTGTCGGTCGGCGGCGAAAAGCCGTGCGCTGA
- a CDS encoding TetR/AcrR family transcriptional regulator, with product MARRSPVQSIHVLPTRHPSQPPVTTAGDEPAWKQRAVERSIKTAKLRAAQRVQRFLDAAQAIIIEKGSTDFTVQEVVDRSRQSLRSFYLQFDGKHELLLALFEDALSRSADQIRAATASHTDPLDRLKVAIQLLFESSRPDPAAKRPLFTDFAPRLLVSHPSEVKVAHAPLLTLLTELMEEASEAGLLRKGINPRRMAAMTMQTVMFVAQSSGGADEAAPHPITADEVWDFCAHGFAAE from the coding sequence ATGGCAAGGCGTTCTCCGGTACAGTCAATTCATGTTCTCCCGACTCGACACCCATCTCAGCCGCCGGTGACCACCGCCGGCGATGAACCCGCCTGGAAGCAACGGGCGGTCGAGCGGTCGATCAAAACCGCCAAGCTGCGAGCAGCACAGCGCGTTCAGCGCTTTCTGGATGCCGCGCAGGCGATCATCATCGAAAAGGGCAGCACCGACTTCACGGTGCAAGAGGTCGTCGACCGTTCGCGTCAGTCGTTGCGAAGCTTCTACCTGCAGTTTGACGGCAAGCACGAGCTGCTGCTGGCACTGTTCGAGGATGCGCTGAGCCGCTCCGCCGACCAGATCCGCGCCGCCACGGCCAGTCACACCGATCCCTTGGATCGGCTCAAGGTGGCCATCCAGTTGCTGTTCGAATCGTCCCGACCCGACCCGGCCGCCAAGCGTCCGCTGTTCACCGATTTCGCACCGCGCCTGCTGGTATCGCACCCCTCCGAAGTGAAGGTCGCGCACGCACCGCTGTTGACCCTGCTCACCGAGCTCATGGAGGAGGCCTCCGAGGCGGGGTTGTTGCGCAAGGGCATCAATCCTCGCCGGATGGCAGCCATGACCATGCAGACGGTGATGTTCGTCGCGCAGTCGAGTGGCGGGGCCGACGAGGCCGCACCCCACCCGATCACCGCCGACGAGGTATGGGATTTCTGCGCCCACGGTTTCGCCGCCGAGTAA
- a CDS encoding mycofactocin-coupled SDR family oxidoreductase → MTGRVEGKVAFVTGAARGQGRSHAVRLAQEGADIIAIDICGPIRPGVETAIPASTSDDLAETANLIKGLNRRIVTAEVDIRDAAAVKAAVDSGVEQLGRLDIIVANAGIGNGGDTLDQTSELDWDEMIDINLSGAWKSVKAGVPHLISGGRGGSIILTSSVGGLKAYPHCGNYVAAKHGVVGLMRGFAVELGQHNIRVNTVHPTHVATPMLHNEGTFKMFRPDLENPGPDDMAPICQLFHTLPIPWVEPVDISNAVLFLASDEARYITGVTLPVDAGSCLK, encoded by the coding sequence ATGACCGGACGGGTGGAAGGCAAGGTCGCTTTCGTCACCGGCGCGGCTCGCGGTCAGGGCCGCAGCCACGCGGTGCGGTTGGCCCAGGAGGGTGCCGACATCATCGCGATCGATATTTGCGGGCCGATCCGCCCCGGTGTGGAAACCGCTATCCCGGCCTCCACGTCCGACGATCTGGCTGAAACCGCCAATCTGATCAAAGGCCTCAACCGCCGCATCGTCACCGCTGAGGTCGACATCCGTGATGCCGCCGCCGTGAAGGCCGCTGTGGACAGCGGTGTCGAGCAGCTCGGCCGGCTCGACATCATCGTGGCCAACGCCGGCATCGGCAATGGTGGCGACACGCTGGACCAGACCAGCGAATTGGACTGGGACGAGATGATCGACATCAACCTCTCGGGCGCCTGGAAGTCGGTCAAAGCCGGTGTCCCCCACCTCATCTCCGGTGGGCGAGGCGGATCGATCATCCTGACCAGCTCGGTCGGCGGACTCAAGGCCTACCCGCACTGTGGCAACTACGTGGCCGCCAAGCACGGTGTCGTCGGGCTCATGCGCGGATTTGCAGTCGAGTTGGGCCAGCACAACATTCGGGTCAACACCGTGCACCCGACCCATGTCGCCACACCCATGCTGCACAACGAGGGCACCTTCAAGATGTTCCGGCCGGATCTGGAGAACCCGGGTCCCGACGATATGGCGCCGATCTGCCAGCTGTTCCACACCCTGCCCATCCCGTGGGTCGAACCCGTCGACATCAGCAACGCCGTGCTGTTCCTGGCGTCCGACGAGGCGCGCTACATCACCGGCGTGACCTTGCCCGTCGACGCCGGTAGCTGCCTGAAGTAG
- a CDS encoding M24 family metallopeptidase, with translation MTTFATSDTTAIDIPDEPDFARMRRAVSVRLRAAMREQGVDALILLGNGSVVYATGASWPLLDAGLSHVERPVAIVLADDQYPHLFMPAREGAPLETDLPDDHLHGPLFLEFDEGVQHFGKVVAELIGPGATVAVDELTGAMRRAAGRLFPGGAPLDAAPVVGAAKLVKTPDQISAVRRACRITEQAMADVQKALVPGVRQIDLSAQFVRRAFELGATANMLEAIWQVMPATKAEGTWTTHGDLALPLLTTERELATGDVLWTDVSITYGGYCSDFGRTWVVGQEPTARQHDQFHQWRDILGAVLAVTKAGATSGDLARAAIKAAGGRKPWLPHFYIGHGIGTNAAEMPMIGTDLGEAFDDNFVFPAGMLLVLEPVIWEDGTGGYRSEEIVVITEGGWIPLTDYPYEPYL, from the coding sequence ATGACCACGTTCGCGACGTCCGACACCACCGCGATCGACATCCCGGACGAGCCCGACTTCGCCCGGATGCGTCGCGCGGTCAGTGTGCGGTTGCGGGCCGCGATGCGCGAGCAGGGCGTCGACGCGCTGATCCTGCTCGGCAACGGCAGTGTCGTCTACGCGACGGGCGCGAGCTGGCCGCTGCTCGACGCGGGCCTTTCCCACGTCGAGCGACCTGTCGCCATCGTGCTCGCCGACGACCAGTACCCCCACCTGTTCATGCCGGCCCGCGAGGGGGCGCCGCTGGAGACCGATCTGCCCGACGATCATCTGCACGGCCCGCTGTTCCTCGAATTCGACGAGGGCGTACAACATTTCGGCAAGGTGGTGGCCGAGTTGATCGGGCCGGGTGCGACGGTGGCGGTCGACGAGTTGACCGGCGCGATGCGACGGGCGGCGGGTCGGCTGTTCCCCGGCGGCGCTCCGCTCGATGCCGCCCCGGTGGTGGGTGCGGCCAAGCTGGTCAAGACACCCGACCAGATCTCCGCGGTGCGGAGGGCCTGCCGCATCACCGAACAGGCCATGGCCGACGTTCAGAAGGCGCTGGTGCCCGGCGTTCGGCAGATCGACCTCTCGGCCCAATTCGTCCGGCGCGCATTCGAATTGGGTGCGACGGCCAACATGCTGGAAGCCATCTGGCAGGTGATGCCGGCGACCAAGGCCGAGGGCACCTGGACAACGCATGGCGATCTGGCGCTGCCACTGCTGACCACCGAGCGCGAACTGGCCACAGGCGATGTGCTGTGGACCGACGTGTCGATCACCTACGGCGGCTACTGCTCGGACTTCGGCCGCACCTGGGTGGTGGGGCAGGAGCCCACCGCACGCCAACACGACCAGTTCCACCAGTGGCGAGACATCCTCGGCGCGGTGCTTGCAGTGACGAAAGCCGGTGCCACCTCGGGAGATCTGGCCCGTGCGGCGATCAAGGCCGCGGGAGGCCGTAAACCCTGGCTGCCGCACTTCTACATCGGGCACGGCATCGGCACCAATGCCGCCGAGATGCCGATGATCGGAACCGATCTGGGCGAGGCGTTCGACGACAATTTCGTGTTCCCGGCCGGCATGCTGCTGGTTCTGGAGCCGGTGATCTGGGAAGACGGCACCGGGGGCTATCGAAGCGAGGAGATCGTGGTGATTACCGAGGGCGGCTGGATACCGCTGACCGACTACCCGTACGAGCCCTACCTGTGA
- a CDS encoding enoyl-CoA hydratase/isomerase family protein: protein MTDRPKPDEIILYDKDPKTKIATITFNRPEYLNAPTSMARLRYADVLRAANADNDVKVVIIRGVGDNLGSGADLPEFMEGNDNPEVRLAELRLEDDGVGEVTYPPKGTFRNGATISAWYANSQAGNRALQDFKKISIVEAKGYCYGWHFYQCADADLVISSDDALFGHPSFRYHGWGPRMWTWVQMMGLRKFQEMVFTGRPFTAAEMYDCNFLNKVVPREQLEAETEKYARACARNRPVDTVFQQKMFFEIFKQQQGEYMGSLLSAFFESMGNGVANDSDDDLDMFESIGSGLSAAVNDNDSKFPPDFRLSKKNRNKPE from the coding sequence ATGACCGACCGACCCAAGCCCGACGAGATCATCCTTTACGACAAGGATCCCAAGACCAAGATCGCCACGATCACGTTCAACCGGCCGGAATACCTCAACGCTCCGACGTCGATGGCGCGGCTGCGCTATGCCGATGTGCTGCGCGCCGCCAACGCCGACAATGACGTCAAGGTCGTCATCATCCGCGGCGTCGGCGACAACCTGGGCAGCGGTGCGGATCTGCCGGAGTTCATGGAAGGCAATGACAATCCGGAGGTGCGACTGGCCGAGTTACGGCTGGAGGATGACGGCGTCGGTGAGGTGACCTACCCGCCGAAGGGCACCTTCCGCAACGGCGCCACCATCTCGGCCTGGTACGCCAACTCGCAGGCGGGTAACCGTGCGCTGCAGGATTTCAAGAAGATCAGCATCGTCGAGGCCAAGGGCTACTGCTACGGCTGGCATTTCTACCAGTGTGCTGACGCCGATCTGGTGATCTCCAGTGACGACGCGCTGTTCGGTCATCCGTCATTCCGCTACCACGGCTGGGGCCCCCGAATGTGGACGTGGGTCCAGATGATGGGCCTGCGCAAGTTCCAAGAGATGGTCTTCACCGGCCGCCCGTTCACCGCCGCCGAGATGTACGACTGCAACTTCCTCAACAAGGTGGTGCCGCGGGAGCAGTTGGAGGCCGAGACCGAGAAGTACGCGCGCGCCTGTGCACGGAACCGTCCGGTGGACACCGTCTTTCAGCAGAAGATGTTCTTCGAGATCTTCAAACAACAACAGGGCGAGTACATGGGCAGCCTGCTCAGCGCGTTCTTCGAGTCGATGGGTAACGGGGTGGCCAACGACAGCGACGACGACCTCGACATGTTCGAGTCGATCGGTTCGGGATTGTCGGCCGCGGTCAACGACAACGACAGCAAGTTCCCGCCGGATTTCCGGCTGTCCAAGAAGAACCGCAACAAACCCGAATAG
- a CDS encoding cytochrome P450 — MPETLTEVDIPDYPMERDSRCPFAPPPQMLGNDSGLSRVRIWDGSTPWLVTGHEEARALFADSRVSVDDRRAGFPHWNEHMLSTVDKRPRSVFTSDAEEHTRFRRMLSKPFTFRRVEGLRPAIQKITDECIDAILAGPQPADIITALALPVPTVVISEMLGVPYEDHEFFQHHANVGLARYASAEDGQKGAMSLAQYLINLVEAKQKNPAEDAVSDLAERVNAGEISVKEAAQLGTGLLIAGHETTANMIGIGVLALLENPEQADLMRNTEDPKVIANAVEELMRYLSIIQNGQRRVAVDDIDISGHTIRAGEGIIIDLAPSNWDAKAFPHPDKLDLSRDAGQQLGFGYGRHQCVGQQLARAELQIVFHTLLRRIPTLRLAIPFDEVPFKHDRLAYGVYELPVTW; from the coding sequence ATGCCCGAAACTTTGACTGAAGTCGACATCCCCGACTACCCGATGGAGCGCGACTCACGGTGCCCGTTCGCGCCGCCGCCGCAGATGCTGGGCAACGACAGCGGGCTCTCGCGGGTGCGGATCTGGGACGGCAGCACGCCGTGGCTCGTCACCGGCCATGAGGAGGCCCGCGCACTGTTCGCCGATTCGCGGGTCAGTGTCGACGATCGTCGTGCGGGCTTCCCGCACTGGAACGAGCACATGCTCTCTACCGTCGACAAGCGGCCGCGGTCGGTGTTCACCTCCGACGCCGAGGAACACACCCGGTTCCGGAGGATGCTCTCCAAACCGTTCACCTTCCGCCGCGTCGAGGGGCTGCGCCCGGCGATCCAAAAGATCACCGACGAATGCATCGACGCGATCCTCGCCGGCCCGCAGCCCGCCGACATCATCACTGCACTCGCGCTACCGGTGCCGACCGTGGTGATCAGCGAAATGCTCGGTGTCCCTTATGAAGACCACGAGTTCTTCCAACATCACGCCAACGTCGGCCTGGCCCGCTACGCGAGCGCCGAGGACGGCCAGAAGGGCGCGATGAGCCTGGCCCAGTACCTGATCAACCTGGTCGAGGCCAAGCAGAAGAATCCCGCCGAGGACGCGGTGTCGGATCTGGCCGAACGGGTCAACGCCGGCGAGATCAGCGTGAAAGAGGCTGCACAACTGGGCACAGGTCTGCTCATCGCCGGTCACGAGACCACCGCCAACATGATCGGCATCGGCGTGCTGGCGCTACTGGAGAACCCCGAGCAGGCCGACCTGATGCGCAATACCGAGGACCCGAAGGTGATCGCCAACGCCGTCGAGGAACTGATGCGCTATCTGTCCATCATCCAGAACGGTCAGCGGCGCGTCGCCGTCGACGACATCGACATCAGCGGCCACACCATCCGTGCCGGCGAGGGCATCATCATCGACCTGGCCCCGTCGAACTGGGACGCCAAGGCTTTTCCGCATCCGGACAAGCTGGATCTGAGCCGCGACGCCGGGCAGCAGCTCGGCTTCGGGTACGGCCGCCATCAGTGCGTCGGGCAGCAGCTGGCGCGCGCCGAGCTGCAGATCGTGTTCCACACCCTGCTGCGTCGCATCCCCACGCTGCGCCTGGCCATTCCGTTCGACGAGGTGCCGTTCAAGCATGACCGCCTCGCCTACGGCGTCTATGAACTTCCCGTCACCTGGTGA
- a CDS encoding amidohydrolase family protein, which translates to MSTLTATLYPSEGFGAPKNRRGHAAEGALTGLPEGTEVFSADNHISVADDIFYDRFPDELKGAAPRIWYEDGAYMVGMKGKAWTGGDFGRVLMQYDDLAGAATNNIDARIRELGEDGIDKELAFPNAVLALFHYPDKGIRERVFRIYNEHIADLQERSNGHFYGVGLINWWDPKGTRSTLEELKSLGLKTFLLPLNPGKDDEGNIYDYGSTDMDAVWDEIEASGVPVSHHIGETPPKTPCQNNSVVVGMMVNVDSFREQFAKYLFSGILDRHPALKIGWFEGGIAWVPTALQDAEHMLASYRHMFNHELQHDIRHYWVRHMSASFMVDPLGLRLIDDIGVDNVMWSSDYPHNESTFGYSEKSLKTVVDAVGPDAATKIVSTNVQKFLGLRTRGPIGAPRTRGAKGPMA; encoded by the coding sequence ATGTCTACTCTGACTGCCACGCTCTATCCGTCGGAAGGCTTTGGCGCGCCGAAGAATCGACGCGGCCACGCGGCGGAGGGAGCCCTGACCGGACTCCCTGAGGGCACCGAGGTCTTCTCGGCCGACAATCACATCTCGGTGGCCGACGACATCTTCTACGACCGATTCCCCGACGAACTCAAGGGCGCAGCACCACGCATCTGGTACGAGGACGGCGCCTACATGGTCGGGATGAAGGGCAAGGCGTGGACCGGTGGTGATTTCGGCCGCGTACTCATGCAGTACGACGACCTGGCCGGGGCGGCGACCAACAACATCGACGCCCGAATCCGCGAACTCGGCGAGGACGGTATCGACAAGGAACTGGCGTTCCCCAACGCGGTACTCGCCCTCTTCCACTATCCGGACAAGGGCATCCGTGAGCGGGTGTTCCGCATCTACAACGAGCACATCGCCGATCTGCAGGAGCGGTCGAACGGTCATTTCTACGGCGTCGGCCTGATCAACTGGTGGGATCCGAAAGGGACCCGCAGCACGCTCGAGGAACTCAAGTCCCTGGGACTCAAGACTTTCCTGCTGCCGCTGAACCCCGGCAAGGATGACGAGGGCAATATCTACGACTACGGCAGCACCGACATGGACGCGGTGTGGGACGAGATCGAGGCCTCCGGCGTGCCGGTGAGCCACCACATCGGTGAGACCCCACCGAAGACGCCGTGCCAGAACAACAGCGTCGTGGTCGGCATGATGGTCAACGTCGACTCGTTCCGCGAGCAGTTCGCCAAATATCTGTTCTCCGGCATCCTCGACCGCCATCCCGCATTGAAGATCGGCTGGTTCGAAGGCGGTATCGCTTGGGTGCCGACGGCCCTGCAGGACGCCGAACACATGCTTGCCTCCTACCGGCACATGTTCAATCACGAACTGCAGCACGATATCCGGCACTACTGGGTCCGGCACATGAGCGCGTCGTTCATGGTGGACCCGCTGGGGCTGCGGCTGATCGACGACATCGGCGTCGACAACGTGATGTGGTCCAGCGACTACCCGCACAACGAGTCCACGTTCGGCTACTCGGAGAAATCACTCAAAACCGTCGTCGACGCGGTAGGCCCGGACGCCGCCACCAAGATCGTCAGCACCAATGTCCAGAAGTTCCTGGGGCTGCGTACGCGCGGACCAATCGGGGCGCCGCGCACGCGAGGAGCAAAAGGGCCAATGGCATGA